Genomic DNA from Streptomyces sp. AM 2-1-1:
CCGACACCATGCCCCCGGGCGAGGCCGCCGTCCTCGGCTACCTGGACCGCGGCGGCCCGCTGACCGCAGCCGACATCGCCCAGCGCAGGGGCGTCAGCCACCAGTCGGCCACCAAGGCCGTCAAGGAGCTCCTGGGCCAGGGCTTCGTACGGGCCGAGCCGCATCCCCTCGACGGACGCAAACTCCTGCTCCACCTCACGGCGGCAGGGACCGACCGGCTCGCACAGGAGCGCGGCAGGCGCGCGCAGTGGCTCGGCACCGCGATCGAGGAGGCGCTCGGCTCCGACGACCGGGAGACGCTCGCGGCCGCGCTGCCCCTGCTGGCACGCCTCACCGCGCACCTGCGGTCCAGGTCCGGGATCCGGGGCGCTGCTACGGGGTGATCCCCCGGCCCTCACGCCCGCCCACCCGGGCCCGGTCGGCGGCCTCGGTGCCGTGGGTCCAGCCGTCCAGGTCGGTGGCGCCGCGCACCCGGGTGGTCGTGGTCCGGGGGAACATCCGCTCCGCCTCCCCGGAGACCGCGACGTCACGGGCGGCCAGCACGGGCAGCAGCGCGTCGGCGCCCGGCCCGGCCGTACCGCCGGCCGCCGCCCCCGCCTCGGCGGTCACCCGGGCGGTGTCGGCGGCGAGCCGGTTGCCCAGGCGCTGGGCGTACGCCATCAGGAAGGACTGCCGGAACGTTTTGGTCCGCTTACGGCCGCCGGCCCGCTGCCCCGCCTCGGCCCGGGCCATGGCGGAGGTGCCCTGGACGAGCAGCGAGGTGAAGAGCAGCTCCACCGCCTCCAGATCGGGTTCGAAGCCGACGACCGTGGTGAAGCCGAGGTCGCCGTTCCACACCGCCTGGCAGCGGTTGGCCGAGGCGACCGCGTCGAGCAGGATCGCCTTGGCCGTCTCGTACGGGGCATCGACCCCGATCCGGCAGGCGCCGGGCCGGTCCCCGCTGTGGGTGCGCGCGGCGAGCAGCGCCTCGTCGATGCTGTGGCGGGCCATCAGCTCCTGCGCCTTGGTGGTGAGGGCCTCGGCCTCCTCCGGGTACTCCGTCCCCTCCGCCTTCGCCAGCAGCGCCCGGATGCGGGTGAGCATGCGCGGTTCGTCGTGCGTCGGCGGCGGGAGGTGCGGGTGGCCGGGGGCGCTCTCCCCGGGCGGCGGCCCGACCGCCTCCACGGCGGGGAGCCGCAGCAGCAGCCGGTAGAGCTCCAGCAGCGCGGAGGCGTAACCGAAGCGGTCGGGCCGGTTGCGCGGGACCGGCGGCGGCAGCTCGGCGAGCTGGGCGGACCAGCGGGGCGGGAGTGTCGCGTAGCGGGCGGTCTCGGCCGCGATCAGGGTGGCGACCAGGGCCGCCCGGTCCTCGTCCAGCTCCCTGCGCGTGAACCGTACGACGTCGGCGGGCTGCCAGCCCCGGGCCCAGGCACGGCGCAGGAACTCCTCGCCGCGCCGGTGCGCCTCGTCGTCGGCGTCCGGGGCGGCGGCGAGCAGCGACGCGCCGGTGTCCAGACCCGCGTCTCCCTCCGTGTACAGGGCCGCCGCGCACGCCTGGTCGATCACCGGTTCCATGAGGTCAGGGTAGGCGCTGCGCCGCCTCTCACCCCTCCTCGGGCAGCAGCACCAGCTTCCCGCGTACGTGCCCGGCCTCGCTGACCCGGTGCGCCTCGGCGGCCTCGGCCAGCGGGTAGGTGTGGTCGACCGGGATGCGCAGCTCGCCCAGGACCGCCCGCCGGGCGTTGGCGGCGAGACGTCCGGCGGACGGGCCGCCGCCCCCGGCGGAGAACGCCACCCCGAGTTTCGGGGCGTCCGCGTCCGCGATGGTGATCACCCGGTCCGTGGTCCCGCCCCGCAGCTCGACGGAGTCCGGCAGCGCGCCCCGGCCCGCCGCGTCGAAGACCGCGTCCACCCCCTGCGGGGCCACCGCGCGGACCCGCTCGACCAGCCCCGGGCCGTAGGCCACCGGCGTCGCGCCCAGCACCCGCAGGTAGTCGTGGTTGGCGGGGGAGGCGGTGCCGATCACCGTCGCGCCCCGGGCCGTGGCGAGCTGCACGGCGGCCGAGCCGACTGCACCGGCCGCGCCGTGCAGCAGCAGGGTCTCGCCGGCGCCCAGCGCCAGTTCGTCGAGCACCCGGGAGGCGGTCTCGGTGGCCACCGGCAGCGCGGCGGCCACCGCCCACTCCAGCTCCGCGGGCTTGTGGGTGATCTTCCCCGGGTCGGCGAGCACCTCGGTGGCGTACGCGCCGGTCTCGCTGTAACCGAGCACCTCGTCCCCGGGGGCGAACTCCGTGACCCCCTCGCCGACCTCCTCGACCACGCCGGCGAACTCACTGCCCGGGGTCGCCGGGAGCGAGGTGGGGAACGCCTGCTCCATCCACCCCTTGCGGATCTTGTGGTCGACCGGGTTGACCCCGGCCGCCCGGACCCGCGCCCGGAGCCGGCCCGGTCCCACGCGCGGCCCGTCCA
This window encodes:
- a CDS encoding MarR family transcriptional regulator — protein: MDDAEDARLAEELRLTVGQLVRAVRTADTMPPGEAAVLGYLDRGGPLTAADIAQRRGVSHQSATKAVKELLGQGFVRAEPHPLDGRKLLLHLTAAGTDRLAQERGRRAQWLGTAIEEALGSDDRETLAAALPLLARLTAHLRSRSGIRGAATG
- a CDS encoding DUF2786 domain-containing protein, with protein sequence MEPVIDQACAAALYTEGDAGLDTGASLLAAAPDADDEAHRRGEEFLRRAWARGWQPADVVRFTRRELDEDRAALVATLIAAETARYATLPPRWSAQLAELPPPVPRNRPDRFGYASALLELYRLLLRLPAVEAVGPPPGESAPGHPHLPPPTHDEPRMLTRIRALLAKAEGTEYPEEAEALTTKAQELMARHSIDEALLAARTHSGDRPGACRIGVDAPYETAKAILLDAVASANRCQAVWNGDLGFTTVVGFEPDLEAVELLFTSLLVQGTSAMARAEAGQRAGGRKRTKTFRQSFLMAYAQRLGNRLAADTARVTAEAGAAAGGTAGPGADALLPVLAARDVAVSGEAERMFPRTTTTRVRGATDLDGWTHGTEAADRARVGGREGRGITP
- a CDS encoding NADP-dependent oxidoreductase, producing the protein MKAIVFEEFGGPEVLRLREVDGPRVGPGRLRARVRAAGVNPVDHKIRKGWMEQAFPTSLPATPGSEFAGVVEEVGEGVTEFAPGDEVLGYSETGAYATEVLADPGKITHKPAELEWAVAAALPVATETASRVLDELALGAGETLLLHGAAGAVGSAAVQLATARGATVIGTASPANHDYLRVLGATPVAYGPGLVERVRAVAPQGVDAVFDAAGRGALPDSVELRGGTTDRVITIADADAPKLGVAFSAGGGGPSAGRLAANARRAVLGELRIPVDHTYPLAEAAEAHRVSEAGHVRGKLVLLPEEG